A portion of the Gimesia chilikensis genome contains these proteins:
- a CDS encoding XdhC family protein has protein sequence MRELLLELEQAVQQQKPVCYTCLVETRGSTPQKPGAAMLIFSDGSQVGTLGGGCVEAEVKRRALRVLDSDAPEIMTFQLDNDYGWDDGLICGGRMKVLVDPVRNADDLQYFRTMLKQLAADQGCTEAIVLNPESAEGIAETDRYLINADAEIVASRGNPQPPAQLQAGLKPIQNRPRPYVNAGIAYLTFHQTCQLIVIGCGHVGQKVAELASDVDFEIIAVDDRQEYCNAERFPSAKQLIVGTFDTTLADLPINRDTFIIIVTRGHNHDEEALGYVAQSPARYIGMIGSRRKVKLIFEDLIRMGTPREALARVHAPLGFDIGSQTVPEIALSIVAELVAWRNLDEVPAAYQRTSLVEELKTPDPA, from the coding sequence ATGCGTGAGCTATTACTCGAACTCGAACAGGCCGTCCAGCAGCAGAAACCCGTCTGCTACACCTGCCTGGTGGAAACCCGGGGCTCGACCCCGCAGAAGCCCGGGGCCGCCATGCTGATTTTCAGCGACGGTTCCCAGGTAGGAACGCTCGGCGGCGGTTGTGTGGAAGCCGAAGTCAAACGCCGCGCACTCCGCGTGCTCGATTCGGATGCCCCGGAAATCATGACCTTCCAGCTCGACAACGATTACGGCTGGGATGACGGCCTGATCTGTGGCGGACGCATGAAAGTACTCGTCGATCCGGTACGCAATGCTGATGACTTACAATACTTCCGTACGATGCTAAAGCAACTCGCCGCAGACCAGGGTTGTACCGAAGCCATCGTCCTCAACCCCGAATCGGCCGAAGGCATCGCCGAAACCGATCGCTATCTGATCAACGCGGATGCCGAGATCGTCGCTTCGCGGGGCAATCCCCAGCCCCCCGCACAACTACAGGCCGGTCTCAAACCGATCCAGAATCGACCCCGGCCTTACGTCAACGCGGGCATCGCCTATCTGACCTTTCACCAGACCTGCCAGCTTATCGTTATCGGCTGTGGTCATGTGGGACAGAAAGTCGCCGAGTTGGCCAGCGATGTCGATTTCGAAATCATCGCCGTCGATGATCGCCAGGAATACTGCAACGCCGAACGCTTCCCCTCCGCGAAACAGCTGATCGTCGGCACCTTCGACACCACGCTGGCCGACCTCCCCATCAATCGGGATACCTTTATCATCATCGTCACACGGGGACACAACCACGATGAAGAGGCCCTGGGTTATGTGGCGCAGTCGCCCGCCCGCTATATCGGCATGATCGGGAGCCGCCGCAAAGTCAAACTGATCTTCGAGGACCTGATCCGCATGGGCACGCCCCGCGAAGCCCTCGCCCGCGTCCACGCACCGCTGGGCTTCGACATCGGCTCACAGACGGTCCCGGAAATCGCGCTCAGCATCGTCGCGGAACTGGTCGCCTGGCGCAACCTGGATGAAGTGCCCGCAGCCTATCAACGGACCAGCCTGGTGGAAGAACTGAAAACCCCCGACCCGGCCTGA
- a CDS encoding co-chaperone GroES has product MSDWVEPLGMRILIRKDESRQTTKGGIVLPDKAEIPNITGRVVEISVQIARDDDFPIKKYDKVLFNPSEAIPVDFEPDNVLYVVPIEDVVAVFRRGDAKATEVSSAEEQEFEDPDDWEE; this is encoded by the coding sequence GTGTCAGACTGGGTTGAACCACTGGGAATGCGAATTCTCATCCGCAAAGATGAAAGTCGTCAGACGACCAAAGGGGGGATTGTGCTCCCCGACAAAGCGGAAATTCCAAACATCACCGGCCGGGTGGTGGAGATCAGCGTGCAGATTGCGCGGGACGATGATTTCCCGATCAAGAAGTACGACAAGGTCCTGTTTAACCCCAGCGAAGCGATCCCCGTCGATTTCGAACCGGACAACGTGCTCTACGTGGTGCCCATTGAAGATGTGGTGGCTGTCTTCCGTCGCGGCGATGCCAAAGCGACCGAGGTCTCTTCCGCGGAAGAGCAGGAATTCGAAGATCCCGACGACTGGGAAGAGTAA
- a CDS encoding ferritin-like domain-containing protein — protein sequence MDKQTMIEKLNEDLASELAAIIQYTTYAAKASGPYRPQLTQFYLAEVPDELAHAQYLANKIVALGGEPTTVAGKVKAAQSNREMLEAVLAAEKEATAGYTQRAKEADELGDKGMAVQLEDMVRDESGHAEEVERILKDWPE from the coding sequence ATGGACAAGCAGACAATGATTGAGAAACTGAATGAAGATCTGGCGAGCGAACTGGCCGCCATCATCCAATACACCACCTATGCCGCCAAGGCATCAGGCCCTTACCGTCCGCAGCTGACTCAGTTCTACCTGGCAGAAGTCCCCGATGAACTGGCACACGCTCAGTACCTGGCGAATAAAATCGTCGCTCTGGGTGGCGAACCGACCACGGTCGCCGGCAAGGTCAAAGCAGCACAATCTAACCGCGAAATGCTCGAAGCGGTCCTCGCTGCCGAAAAAGAAGCAACCGCCGGCTACACCCAACGGGCGAAAGAAGCCGACGAACTGGGCGATAAAGGCATGGCCGTTCAACTGGAAGACATGGTTCGCGATGAAAGCGGTCACGCGGAAGAAGTCGAACGCATCCTCAAGGACTGGCCGGAATAA
- a CDS encoding cofactor-independent phosphoglycerate mutase, with translation MKYVLVIPDGCADEPQDALGGKTPLQAAHVPNMDEVVSAGILGRTDTVPASMPSGSDVGTMSLFGYDPLVFHTGRAPLEAAAQGIELGPHDWAIRCNFVTIDKGNMASFTASQLPNEVGAELIGLLQEATADDPQWEFHQGVSYRNLLVYRAKDADDQPFDEGTTTIPPHDLTDQPVGQDLPSGKGSDLLLELMERSKKLFKKCKANQKRSDGNPPATQIWLWGQGSRPALTPFQEQFGKSGAVITAVDLLRGLGRLLGWDVIEVEGATGYTDTDYAAKGRAAIETLQNTDFVVVHVEATDEASHEGEVHEKIKALENIDQHIVGPVHEYLREQGDYRILVCPDHPTFLRTKTHSHGYVPFGICGTRVRPDQSNKYDEVSAGASNLLLPKGHQLMPFFFGTLTN, from the coding sequence ATGAAATATGTGCTCGTAATTCCCGATGGCTGTGCGGATGAACCGCAGGACGCATTAGGGGGTAAGACCCCGTTGCAGGCTGCTCACGTTCCAAACATGGATGAAGTTGTGTCCGCAGGTATTCTGGGCCGGACCGACACGGTGCCGGCGTCGATGCCGTCGGGCAGCGATGTGGGGACGATGAGCCTGTTCGGCTACGATCCGCTGGTCTTTCATACGGGACGAGCCCCGCTGGAAGCGGCCGCCCAGGGAATCGAGTTGGGTCCGCACGACTGGGCCATCCGTTGCAATTTTGTGACGATCGACAAAGGGAACATGGCCAGCTTCACCGCGTCCCAACTGCCCAACGAGGTGGGTGCGGAGCTGATCGGCCTGTTACAGGAAGCGACCGCCGACGATCCACAGTGGGAGTTTCACCAGGGGGTGAGCTACCGCAACCTGCTCGTCTACCGGGCTAAAGACGCCGACGATCAGCCCTTCGATGAAGGGACGACGACCATTCCGCCCCACGATCTGACCGATCAACCGGTGGGTCAGGATTTACCCTCGGGCAAGGGGAGCGACCTGCTGCTGGAGCTGATGGAACGCAGCAAGAAACTGTTCAAAAAATGCAAAGCGAATCAGAAGCGGTCTGACGGCAATCCGCCGGCGACGCAGATCTGGCTCTGGGGCCAGGGAAGCCGCCCGGCTTTGACGCCGTTCCAGGAACAGTTCGGCAAGAGCGGCGCGGTGATTACTGCCGTCGACCTGTTGCGTGGTCTGGGACGCCTGCTGGGCTGGGATGTGATTGAAGTCGAAGGCGCTACCGGCTACACCGACACCGATTACGCCGCCAAGGGACGTGCCGCGATTGAGACCCTGCAGAATACGGACTTCGTCGTGGTGCACGTGGAAGCGACCGACGAAGCCTCGCACGAAGGGGAAGTGCACGAGAAGATCAAGGCTTTGGAAAATATCGACCAGCACATTGTCGGGCCGGTGCACGAATATCTGCGGGAACAGGGCGACTATCGCATCCTGGTCTGCCCCGATCATCCGACGTTTCTCAGAACCAAAACGCACAGCCACGGCTATGTGCCGTTCGGCATTTGTGGAACCAGGGTGCGTCCCGATCAGTCCAACAAGTATGACGAAGTCAGCGCCGGTGCCAGCAACCTGCTGCTGCCCAAAGGTCATCAGCTGATGCCGTTTTTCTTTGGCACCCTGACCAACTGA